A region from the Brassica napus cultivar Da-Ae chromosome C8, Da-Ae, whole genome shotgun sequence genome encodes:
- the LOC111208646 gene encoding transcription factor MYB27-like, whose product MDYKKEETLRRGPWLEEEDERLVKFVTLLGERRWDSLARVSGLKRSGKSCRLRWMNYLNPSLKRGPMSQEEETIIFQLHSQWGNKWSKIARRLPGRTDNEVKNYYRTHFRKKLEAQNYDKIIDWRKNPGEELFHKYKETEIAWTRTTTQEHGFDKPVKESKQKNMESDKETNGGICERESFGVMNSPYENRISDWISEISTDRSDANFLEDRTSSSSENNININVGSWWFQETRDFEEFSCSLWS is encoded by the exons atggatTACAAGAAGGAAGAAACGCTCCGTAGAGGTCCATGgctcgaagaagaagatgaacggCTAGTGAAGTTCGTTACCCTTTTGGGAGAACGTCGTTGGGATTCTTTAGCAAGAGTTTCTG GTTTGAAGAGGAGTGGTAAGAGTTGCAGGCTAAGGTGGATGAACTATCTGAATCCAAGTCTGAAGCGTGGACCGATgagccaagaagaagaaactatcATCTTTCAGCTTCATAGTCAATGGGGTAACAA GTGGTCAAAGATTGCAAGGAGATTACCCGGTAGGACTGACAACGAAGTTAAGAATTATTACAGGACTCATTTTAGAAAGAAATTAGAAGCTCAAAACTATG ATAAGATCATTGACTGGAGGAAAAATCCAGGAGAAGAATTGTTTCACAAGTATAAGGAAACTGAGATAGCATGGACAAGGACAACGACTCAAGAACATGGTTTTGATAAACCTGTGAAGGAATCTAAGCAGAAAAATATGGAGAGTGATAAAGAAACTAATGGTGGTATTTGCGAAAGAGAGAGCTTTGGTGTTATGAATTCACCATACGAAAATCGGATTTCGGATTGGATATCAGAAATTTCTACAGACCGAAGTGACGCAAATTTTTTAGAAGACCGTACCAGCAGTAGCAGtgaaaacaatattaatattaaCGTTGGTTCTTGGTGGTTTCAAGAGACTAGGGACTTTGAAGAGTTTTCATGCTCTCTATGGTCATAA
- the LOC106382582 gene encoding cell division control protein 48 homolog D: MANQADSSDSKGTKKDFSTAILERKKAANRLVVDEAINDDNSIVSLHPDTMEKLQLFRGEVVLIKGKKRKDTVCIALADDTCAEPKIRMNKVVRSNLRVRLGDVISLHQCPDVKYGNRVHVLPIDDTIEGVTGNIFDAYLKPYFLEAYRPVRKGDLFLVRGGMRSIEFKVIETDPAEYCIVAPDTDIFCEGEPIKREDEERLDEVGYDDVGGVRKQMAQIRELVELPLRHPQLFKSIGVKPPKGILLYGPPGTGKTLLARAVANETGAFFLCINGPEIMSKMAGESESNLRKAFKEAEKNAPSIIFIDEIDSIAPKRDKTNGEVERRIVSQLLTLMDGLKARAHVIVMGATNRPNSIDSALRRFGRFDREIDIGVPDEIGRLEVLRIHTKNMKLAEDVDLERASKDTHGYVGADLAALCTEAALQCIRGKMDVIDIEDEEIDAEILNSMAVTNEHYLTALGNSNPSALRETVVEVPNVSWVDIGGLENVKRELQETVQYPVEHPDKFEKFGMSPSKGVLFYGPPGCGKTLLAKAIANECQANFISIKGPELLTMWFGESEANVREIFDKARQSAPCVLFFDELDSIATQRGNSVGDAGGAADRVLNQLLTEMDGMSAKKTVFIIGATNRPDIIDPALLRPGRLDQLIYIPLPDEESRYQIFKSCLRKSPVAKDVDLRALAKYTRGFSGADITEICQRSCKYAIRENIEKDIEKERKRAEAPEAMEEDEEEIAEIKAGHFEESMKYARRSVSDADIRKYQAFAQTLQQSRGIGSEFRFPEATGTGATATTAGGADPFANAGGVAEDDDLYS; encoded by the exons ATGGCTAATCAAGCTGATTCATCTGATTC GAAGGGGACGAAGAAAGATTTTAGCACCGCGATTCTGGAGAGGAAGAAGGCGGCAAATCGTTTGGTGGTGGATGAGGCCATCAACGATGACAACTCCATCGTGTCTCTACACCCTGACACCATGGAGAAGCTACAGCTCTTCCGTGGAGAAGTCGTGTTAATCAAg ggaaagaagaggaaggatacTGTGTGTATTGCTTTAGCTGATGATACATGTGCGGAGCCAAAGATTAGGATGAACAAGGTTGTTAGGTCTAACCTTAGGGTTAGGCTTGGAGATGTTATATCTCTCCACCAGTGCCCTGATGTCAAGTATGGGAATCGTGTTCACGTCTTGCCCATTGATGATACTATTGAAGGAGTTACTGGCAATATATTTGATGCATACCTTAAGC CTTATTTCTTGGAGGCATACCGCCCGGTAAGGAAGGGTGATCTTTTCTTAGTTAGGGGAGGGATGAGAAGCATTGAGTTCAAGGTTATTGAGACCGATCCTGCTGAGTACTGTATTGTGGCTCCGGATACAGATATATTCTGTGAAGGTGAACCGATAAAGAGAGAGGATGAGGAGAGGTTGGATGAGGTTGGTTACGATGATGTTGGTGGTGTTAGGAAACAAATGGCTCAGATTAGAGAACTTGTTGAGCTTCCTTTGAGGCATCCACAGCTCTTTAAGTCCATTGGTGTTAAACCTCCCAAGGGAATCTTGCTCTATGGCCCTCCTGGCACTGGGAAGACACTACTTGCTCGTGCTGTTGCTAACGAGACTGGTGCGTTTTTCTTGTGTATCAATGGTCCTGAGATCATGTCCAAGATGGCCGGTGAGAGTGAGAGCAACCTTAGGAAAGCGTTTAAGGAGGCTGAGAAGAATGCGCCTTCGATTATATTCATTGATGAGATTGATTCCATTGCTCCAAAGAGAGATAAGACGAACGGTGAGGTTGAGAGACGGATTGTTTCTCAGCTCTTGACGCTTATGGATGGCCTTAAAGCTAGAGCTCATGTGATTGTTATGGGGGCGACCAACAGGCCTAACAGCATTGACTCGGCTTTGAGAAGGTTTGGACGTTTTGACAGGGAGATTGATATTGGTGTTCCTGATGAGATTGGTCGTCTTGAGGTTCTCAGGATTCATACCAAGAACATGAAGCTTGCTGAAGAC GTTGATTTGGAAAGAGCATCCAAAGACACACACGGGTACGTTGGTGCGGATCTTGCAGCGTTATGCACTGAAGCTGCTCTCCAGTGCATCAGAGGGAAAATGGATGTGATTGACATAGAAGACGAAGAGATAGATGCTGAAATTCTCAATTCTATGGCTGTGACTAATGAGCATTACCTGACAGCCCTTGGTAACAGCAATCCTTCTGCTCTACGTGAAACG GTTGTTGAGGTGCCTAATGTTTCTTGGGTGGACATTGGTGGTCTTGAGAATGTCAAGAGGGAACTCCAAGAG aCTGTTCAATATCCAGTGGAGCACCCTGACAAGTTCGAGAAGTTTGGTATGTCACCATCTAAAGGAGTCCTTTTCTACGGTCCTCCCGGTTGTGGGAAGACCCTTTTAGCCAAGGCCATCGCCAACGAGTGCCAAGCCAACTTCATCAGCATCAAAGGTCCGGAGCTCCTCACAATGTGGTTTGGAGAGAGTGAAGCCAACGTCAGAGAGATATTCGACAAAGCACGCCAGTCCGCTCCTTGTGTTCTTTTCTTTGATGAGCTCGACTCCATCGCCACTCAGAGAGGGAACAGCGTTGGAGACGCAGGTGGTGCAGCAGACAGGGTGTTGAACCAGCTTCTTACGGAGATGGATGGTATGTCTGCTAAGAAGACTGTCTTTATCATCGGAGCAACGAACAGACCAGATATCATTGACCCTGCGCTTCTTCGTCCTGGTCGTCTTGATCAGCTCATCTACATTCCTCTCCCTGATGAGGAGTCTCGTTACCAGATCTTTAAGTCTTGCTTGAGGAAATCTCCGGTTGCTAAAGATGTTGACTTGAGGGCGCTTGCTAAATACACTCGAGGCTTTAGTGGTGCGGACATCACAGAGATTTGCCAGCGTTCTTGCAAGTACGCGATCAGAGAGAACATCGAGAAG gatattgagaaggagaggaagagagcAGAGGCACCAGAAGCAATGGAAGAGGATGAGGAGGAGATTGCAGAGATCAAGGCTGGCCACTTTGAGGAATCAATGAAGTACGCGAGGAGATCAGTGAGTGATGCAGACATTCGCAAGTACCAAGCATTTGCTCAGACTCTCCAACAGTCTCGTGGGATTGGAAGTGAGTTTAGGTTCCCTGAAGCGACAGGGACTGGAGCCACCGCCACCACTGCTGGTGGAGCTGACCCGTTTGCTAATGCGGGAGGAGTAGCCGAGGACGATGACCTCTATAGTTAA
- the LOC111209030 gene encoding uncharacterized protein LOC111209030: protein MRMRITLRVHEVWEAIETKTASIKKNDLALALLFQSIPETLILQVGELDKAKQVWEAIKARYVGAERVKEARLQTLMIEFNRLKMKETESIDDFGGKLSELASKSSALGVNIEEAKLVKKFLLSLPRKKYIHIVASIEQVLDLHKTNFEDIIGRLKAYEERILDEEDGEEDQAKLMYTNNDGQSGQTNRDQSSRSHSSDNSNYYQGDSSRGRGRGGGKRPYNNRGRGRGRYNGGRGYNEGYNRGRGYAERDASKITCYRCDKVGHFVVQCPELLLKLQETHEADNTDTQEADELMMHEVVFLNEKNVLPK, encoded by the coding sequence ATgaggatgagaatcacattgaGGGTGCACGAGGTTTGGGAAGCAATAGAGACAAAGACTGCGAGCATTAAGAAAAACGACCTAGCACTAGCTTTGTTGTTTCAATCAATACCAGAAACATTAATCCTGCAAGTAGGAGAACTTGATAAAGCTAAGCAAGTATGGGAAGCCATCAAAGCAAGATACGTGGGAGCTGAGCGAGTAAAGGAAGCAAGACTACAGACGTTGATGATCGAGTTCAATAGattgaagatgaaagaaaccgAGAGTATAGACGATTTTGGTGGAAAATTATCAGAGCTCGCTTCCAAGTCATCTGCGTTGGGAGTTAACATCGAGGAAGCCAAGCTGGTGAAGAAATTTCTCTTGAGTTTACCTCGAAAGAAATACATACACATTGTGGCTTCTATTGAACAGGTGTTGGACCTTCACAAAACAAACTTTGAAGACATCATTGGACGTCTAAAAGCATACGAAGAAAGAATATtagatgaagaagatggagaagaagatcaaGCTAAGCTGATGTATACAAATAACGACGGACAAAGTGGTCAAACCAACCGTGATCAATCAAGTCGATCGCATTCCTCAGACAATTCAAATTACTACCAAGGAGATTCGTCTAGAGGAAGAGGTAGAGGAGGCGGAAAACGTCCCTACAACAACAGAGGAAGGGGACGTGGCCGTTATAATGGAGGACGAGGGTATAATGAAGGATACAATAGAGGAAGAGGATATGCTGAAAGAGATGCATCAAAGATAACTTGTTATCGATGTGACAAGGTTGGCCATTTTGTCGTCCAATGTCCGGAACTTCTTCTCAAATTGCAGGAGACTCATGAAGCTGACAATACTGACACACAAGAAGCTGATGAGCTCATGATGCATGAGGTGGTATTTCTAAACGAGAAGAATGTCTTACCTAAATAA
- the LOC111208496 gene encoding small polypeptide DEVIL 20-like translates to MKEENSTSRACERCKTFGEKCSHKVKKQRGKFYILARCIAMLVCGRERDHDRDRVSN, encoded by the coding sequence atgaaAGAAGAAAACAGCACGAGCAGAGCATGCGAGCGGTGCAAGACGTTTGGAGAGAAGTGTAGCCACAAAGTGAAGAAACAGAGAGGCAAGTTTTACATCCTTGCCCGTTGTATCGCCATGCTAGTCTGCGGGCGTGAGCGTGACCACGACCGAGACCGTGTTTCGAATTAG